A DNA window from Drosophila virilis strain 15010-1051.87 chromosome 4, Dvir_AGI_RSII-ME, whole genome shotgun sequence contains the following coding sequences:
- the Got2 gene encoding aspartate aminotransferase, mitochondrial — translation MIPVGTAWLDSLWPQSTQHFGGISVISIKYYFQIFLNMSQICKRSILTANRVVINSPAVLRCKSTWFSDVKMGPPDAILGVTEAFKKDTNPKKINLGAGAYRDDNTKPFVLPSVREAEKRLVGRALDKEYATIIGLPDFYNKAIELALGEQSQRLKAKHNATTQAISGTGALRVGGAFLSKFWQGNREIYLPTPSWGNHVPIFEHSGLPVKRYRYYNPKNCNLDFGGMVEDLKKIPETSIVLLHACAHNPTGVDPSTEQWRELSQLFKQRNLYPFFDMAYQGFATGNVDGDAQAVRIFEADGHDFCLAQSFAKNMGLYGERAGTYSVICADEQEAARCLSQIKILIRALYSNPPIHGARIAAEILNSADLRSQWLKDVKCMADRIIDVRSKLKSNLEKLGSTHNWEHIVNQIGMFCFTGLTPEQVDSLIKNHSVYLTKDGRISMAGVTSKNVEYLAESIHKVTK, via the exons TCCATAAAATACTACttccaaatatttttaaacatgTCGCAGATTTGTAAACGAAGCATATTGACAGCAAACCGAGTCGTCATTAATTCACCAGCCGTTTTACGTTGCAA ATCGACATGGTTCTCCGACGTAAAAATGGGTCCACCCGATGCCATTTTGGGTGTCACGGAGGCCTTCAAGAAGGATACAAATCCCAAGAAGATCAATCTGGGAGCCGGTGCCTATCGGGACGACAACACAAAGCCCTTTGTGTTGCCCAGCGTGCGTGAG GCCGAGAAACGTCTGGTGGGTCGCGCCCTGGACAAGGAGTATGCCACAATCATTGGTCTGCCCGATTTCTACAACAAGGCGATCGAGCTGGCGTTGGGCGAGCAATCGCAGCGCCTGAAGGCCAAGCACAATGCCACAACACAGGCGATCAGCGGGACTGGCGCGTTACGTGTGGGCGGTGCCTTTTTGAGCAAGTTCTGGCAGGGAAATCGGGAAATCTACCTGCCGACGCCCTCGTGGGGTAACCACGTGCCCATTTTCGAGCACTCTGGTCTGCCGGTCAAGCGCTATCGCTACTACAACCCAAAGAACTGCAATCTGGACTTTGGCGGCATGGTTGAGGATCTGAAG AAAATCCCTGAAACGTCGATTGTGCTGCTGCATGCATGCGCCCACAATCCAACGGGCGTGGATCCCAGCACGGAGCAATGGCGTGAACTCTCTCAGCTATTCAAGCAGCGCAACCTTTATCCATTCTTTGACATGGCCTATCAGGGCTTTGCTACCGGCAACGTCGATGGCGATGCTCAGGCGGTGCGCATCTTTGAGGCAGATGGTCACGACTTCTGCCTGGCGCAAAGCTTCGCCAAGAACATGGGTCTGTacggcgagcgtgccggcacaTACTCCGTCATCTGTGCCGATGAGCAGGAGGCAGCACGCTGTTTATCACAGATCAAGATCCTTATTCGCGCTCTGTACTCCAATCCTCCAATTCATGGAGCACGCATTGCCGCCGAAATTCTCAATAGCGCTGACTTGCGCAGCCAATGGCTAAAGGATGTTAAATGCATGGCAGATCGCATCATCGACGTGCGCTCAAAACTGAAGAGCAATCTCGAGAAACTGGGCTCCACGCACAACTGGGAGCACATTGTCAACCAGATTGGCATGTTCTGCTTTACAGGCCTCACGCCTGAGCAGGTCGACAGCCTGATCAAAAATCACAGCGTCTACCTTACGAAGGATGGCCGCATTTCCATGGCTGGCGTCACAAGCAAGAACGTCGAGTACCTGGCCGAGAGCATACATAAGGTGACCAAATAA